The following proteins are encoded in a genomic region of Alistipes shahii WAL 8301:
- a CDS encoding ROK family protein, producing MERYAIGIDLGGTSVKYAVVASSGKMPFSGQLPAFAQESAEAVLGQVLKGVEACREYAVSEGLTLAGVGVGTPGVVSADGRTVLGGAENIAGWENIPLAGRVEEAEGLKTLAGNDANMMALGETLFGAAKGATDVVFVTVGTGIGCGALIDGRLYRGYRNRGMEMGHITVKCDGEGCACGGVGCLEHYASTSALVRRFCELNGSARDAEVDGKDVVFFYKEGNPAAVQAMEEHWNYLAHGIASMINLFAPQRVVVGGGISEAGDFYLEKLREGVRRQMMSVCGEETELVAARLGNRAGCMGAAGLVLDKMG from the coding sequence ATGGAACGTTATGCAATCGGAATAGACCTCGGCGGCACTTCGGTGAAGTACGCCGTGGTCGCCTCTTCGGGGAAGATGCCTTTCAGCGGTCAGCTCCCTGCTTTTGCGCAGGAGAGCGCCGAAGCGGTGCTCGGACAGGTTCTGAAAGGCGTTGAAGCCTGCCGGGAATACGCCGTTAGCGAGGGCCTGACGCTGGCCGGGGTCGGTGTCGGCACCCCGGGAGTCGTCTCGGCCGACGGACGCACGGTGCTGGGCGGTGCGGAGAATATCGCGGGGTGGGAGAATATTCCCCTCGCCGGCCGCGTCGAGGAGGCCGAGGGGCTGAAGACCCTCGCCGGCAACGACGCCAATATGATGGCGCTGGGCGAGACGCTGTTCGGCGCCGCGAAAGGGGCTACGGACGTGGTTTTCGTCACCGTCGGCACCGGCATCGGCTGCGGTGCGCTGATCGACGGACGCCTCTACCGGGGCTACCGCAACCGCGGCATGGAGATGGGGCACATCACCGTCAAATGCGACGGCGAGGGGTGCGCCTGCGGCGGGGTGGGGTGCCTGGAGCACTACGCCTCGACCTCGGCGCTTGTCCGGAGGTTCTGCGAGTTGAACGGCAGCGCCCGGGATGCCGAAGTGGACGGCAAGGACGTGGTTTTCTTCTACAAGGAGGGCAATCCGGCTGCCGTGCAGGCCATGGAGGAGCATTGGAACTACCTCGCACACGGCATCGCTTCGATGATCAACCTCTTCGCTCCGCAGCGCGTGGTGGTCGGGGGCGGCATCTCCGAAGCCGGGGATTTCTACCTCGAAAAATTGCGCGAAGGGGTCCGGCGGCAGATGATGTCGGTCTGCGGCGAAGAGACCGAACTCGTGGCCGCCCGGCTGGGCAACCGCGCCGGGTGCATGGGCGCCGCGGGACTGGTGCTGGATAAAATGGGATGA